In methanogenic archaeon ISO4-H5, the following are encoded in one genomic region:
- a CDS encoding adenylate kinase Adk1: protein MKSMIVLLGPPGAGKGTQGEKLQTELGYVRLSTGDMLREAVRNGTELGKLAKTYMDSGALVPNDVIIGLMKDKIQSLGKVPGIIFDGFPRTVEQAEALDKELDVDLALNFDVADEALIERLTQRRSCPNPECQAVYHLVYNPPKCEGKCDKCGSELYQRDDDKAETVKNRLKTYHEKTQPLVDYYTKAGKICTIPGIGEIDEIFAKVKKAIQ, encoded by the coding sequence ATGAAATCCATGATCGTACTGCTCGGTCCCCCCGGAGCAGGAAAAGGAACTCAGGGCGAAAAACTCCAGACCGAACTCGGATACGTCAGGCTCTCCACCGGAGACATGCTCCGTGAGGCAGTCAGGAACGGCACCGAACTCGGAAAGCTCGCCAAGACCTACATGGACTCCGGCGCACTCGTCCCCAACGACGTCATCATCGGACTCATGAAGGACAAGATCCAGTCCCTCGGAAAGGTCCCCGGCATCATCTTCGACGGATTCCCCAGGACCGTCGAGCAGGCAGAGGCACTCGACAAAGAGCTCGACGTCGACCTCGCACTCAACTTCGACGTCGCCGACGAGGCACTCATCGAGAGGCTCACCCAGAGGCGCTCCTGCCCCAACCCCGAGTGCCAGGCAGTCTACCACCTCGTCTACAACCCCCCGAAATGCGAGGGCAAGTGCGACAAGTGCGGCTCCGAACTCTACCAGAGGGACGACGACAAGGCAGAGACCGTCAAGAACAGGCTGAAGACCTACCACGAGAAGACCCAGCCCCTGGTGGACTATTACACCAAGGCAGGCAAGATCTGCACCATCCCCGGAATCGGTGAGATCGACGAGATTTTCGCCAAGGTCAAGAAGGCCATCCAGTAA